A part of Diachasmimorpha longicaudata isolate KC_UGA_2023 chromosome 11, iyDiaLong2, whole genome shotgun sequence genomic DNA contains:
- the LOC135167244 gene encoding F-actin-monooxygenase MICAL3 isoform X6: MDHGHQGGRKQLAVSPEVAMANEVFDQFCNATTLKSILGHFRHLCDLLNMRSNTFPQFYPKFKSKLRSWKAQALWKKFDQRANHKCYNRGKACPNTRVLIIGGGPCGLRAAIEAQLLGAKVVVIEKRDRMSRNNVLHLWPFVIQDLRGLGAKKFFGKFCAGSIDHISIRQLQCILLKVALILGVEFHEGVSFESLVPPPEAQEEGKIGWRTKTTPSDHPVSQYEFDVLIGADGKRNTLEGFKRKEFRGKLAIAITANFINKRTEAEARVEEISGVAFIFNQKFFKELYQDTGIDLENIVYYKDDTHYFVMTAKKHSLIDKGVILQDHADTAKLLAKENVDRDALMLYAREAADFSTQYQMVDMEFAVNHYGQPDVAMFDFTSMYAAENASRVIERHGHRLLMTLVGDSLLEPFWPTGSGCARGFLSSLDACWAIKSWSAQHSPLEVLAERESIYRLLGQTTPENLNRDYAAYTLDPHTRYPNLNPRSVSTVQVRGLLETDDPESLKQPPVQPSVELPKKRRRRDTQIHPDTLLHWLQKQVVLYDAVQITDMTSSFKDGLAICAIIHRYRPDLIDFYSLKSEEVEKNNQLAFDVLEKELGIAPDREPKMALQYKGNMDEDFSGRIKNMEDKLRGATPTDKKPRDLLRAIGKIEKTDWNVKEIEKKIEENKMSRGARQDRERVPKWSREQFLARQIKMEKKGKDPNEPESKYTEIDNTLKSMDRKIKDGNVLGHNKVSAMAEQFANKNQDNEPKVQRSNSKAAIVLPTQGGSETCHFCDKRVYLMERLTTEGKFFHRGCFRCEYCSTSLRIGNHTFDREKNGGRFYCTQHFGLPGTMKTRLDKKKVPLLNKENIPDSSGKIKTTPEKSQTLKPPLDGVAGLDLLDRGQTPERIEFENLAEMSDAEEAHSQMDEDEWTDRNFGASAAEMGSSDDISDMSDSDDDNEIYEEAIDQPLTTEGTIELAKNWTLRYSTNPHGSGANSDTGSNEYEDSSDDYTSEDEESGTATEDEDEARARELRKQEVWVKVPPRESDDTETGSETEVASDESSSEECQENSATEISTDSEFEHDGTTPTQHEIPEITINDCFVRKTRGQYVEPKKVQVKSRMISPVNGNVKNEEPNSPINKTNMENLSKTVIRPTTLSPMPLINPRKGDYLLNRTHSTEGIASKLSLELKKKYLLGGSVLGGSVMKSGSTSNVDTKLRNFTDSISQHQKLLNPAPVPSPTMQAFLQGTNKLHSTSNIPLSPISTKPKQLISSVEKPKDPELPPTPLPDLLKETNIMKSKTDPNILRTRILSYSKNPEGKIDEAKIEDEKDKILEKILDDLQSPEVNEENGDCRPRSPLHETSIVVPQVDWSKTAKDKNDDSTDDSEMDSDSLSSSETDVNEEDKKELIRGKLSPPRLQIHSTDGDLLLDEEIERYREPEDAMNFEPDSIECILNVREEEKSEHSDSIKSDPWARPREDDNKTPTVEIEAINNNLKRLDLTETNQQVSNCSSPSSVASSISKHDDSFENDLTTAALTETEFSEWARDGDGLVSADLKDTEFDMSLASKKPKYKFNYEGTARIAKEEDLTDIEQWSENYSKKIERAFNFPCNDTSKLLANGEDIDYMDTDNESLLDSLRDTANIPVTKNRGYVEFVNVSDIPRDELNQKLNDAPIARAEVEPESISDDEKYQYNKYDNVIEINPVTMDDIKDRLTSTKSVDNTPREPVIEAVNREMIQSMDEDSLLVIEQTEDTTTSELTTIKASPVCPLPPMQPEMKVEPSKSDTTDINHPDYLEYVKRLQSRIAEFSNVKDSIDVRKSKRKNSKNALPDRSAEMIAEEIKNQESLNTSYNSPATSRKLEELTRERSKQKNLIQDLLMDKIEAHKQKSAEKKAKRAARTASCNSGIQLFPAKCSTPPAVPGAHFPLATPIRTFAEAKKSLDAPASVETKQFSEIKTLPSIEVRNDPFKTPVAPPRLKHEEARRTAEKAKQEARARARLKSDEDLGLSPEDKIKLLRMKVPRRQLSMEDRPRTAEETTPEAKTRHYSFTFHKTGGKLQPSKSTDNMKAFAKKMTLDLVPASSAKSMDELAHAKRVEVKPDNDNVVMRRDKKKPKDPERRKSIIQAVSDFFKKKEASPSPTSHKDKGSVFRLTSKAKDKAKLYRSYSEGFDLDKLDRKSDTRPKSACEGMLIEHYMLEASPPVPPPPRNYSLSATHISDDSLSDEDSKTAALTSQMQRNTLVDGSCSSISRRVKNSKKLVRQKRLRMAQEIQRKLEETEVKQRDLESRGVIVEKALNGEGECSGREETDLLREFFDLMRERTELRRYEKELLVRAQEVQLEDRHERLEQELRERLADDDKNKTNDDVKKEGEILTEMLEIVAKRDSLIALLEDERQRWRRPSCPTIIAPYSTATQITNTFTPLSILTSPFFALLGILVAFTVFIHLVDHFVSSFK, encoded by the exons ATGGATCATGGTCATCAGGGGGGCAGAAAGCAACTCGCTGTATCGCCGGAAGTTGCTATGGCAAATGAGGTCTTTGATCAATTCTGCAATGCCACAACACTCAAGTCCATACTTGGACACTTTCGACATCTTTGTGATCTACTTAATATGCGCTCCAATACTTTCCCTCagttttatccaaaatttaaaTCGAAATTGAGATCGTGGAAGGCACAGGCATTGTGGAAAAAATTTGATCAACGGGCCAATCACAAGTGTTATAATCGAGGAAAAGCATGCCCGAATACACGA GTGCTAATAATTGGTGGTGGTCCGTGCGGTTTACGTGCAGCCATCGAGGCTCAACTGCTCGGGGCTAAAGTCGTGGTCATCGAGAAGCGTGACAGAATGTCCAGAAACAATGTCCTCCACCTCTGGCCATTTGTCATTCAAGATCTTCGCGGTTTAGGGgcgaaaaaattctttggaaaattctgcGCCGGTTCCATTGATCACATAAGTATTCGTCAGCTTCAGTGCATCCTCTTGAAAGTCGCCCTAATTCTGGGTGTTGAATTTCACGAGGGTGTGAGTTTTGAATCCCTTGTGCCACCCCCAGAGGCACAGGAGGAGGGAAAAATCGGTTGGCGGACAAAAACAACACCATCGGATCATCCAGTATCACAATATGAATTCGACGTGCTAATAGGTGCTGATGGCAAAAGAAATACTCTAGAGGGTTTCAAACGCAAGGAATTTCGTGGTAAATTAGCAATAGCCATAACAgctaattttataaataaacgtACAGAGGCGGAGGCACGAGTGGAGGAGATAAGTGGTGTTGCATTTAtcttcaatcaaaaatttttcaaggaaTTGTACCAAGATACAGGAATTGACCTTGAGAATATAGTGTACTATAAAGATGACACGCATTATTTTGTGATGACAGCTAAAAAGCACAGCCTGATAGACAAGGGCGTTATACTTCAAGATCACGCTGACACAGCTAAATTATTGGCTAAAGAGAATGTAGATCGCGATGCCTTGATGCTTTACGCAAGAGAGGCAGCTGATTTCTCCACTCAGTACCAAATGGTAGACATGGAGTTTGCTGTCAATCATTATGGCCAACCGGACGTTGCGATGTTTGATTTTACATCTATGTATGCTGCTGAGAATGCAAGTAGAGTGATAGAGAGACACGGACACAGACTACTCATGACTCTTGTTGGTGATAGTTTGCTTGAGCCATTTTGGCCAACGGGTTCGGGCTGTGCCAGGGGTTTTCTCAGCTCTCTGGACGCCTGTTGGGCCATTAAAAGCTGGAGTGCCCAGCACTCGCCCCTTGAGGTTCTCGCTGAGCGTGAATCCATCTACAGATTACTGGGACAAACAACCCCAGAGAACTTGAATCGTGATTACGCTGCTTACACTCTCGATCCTCATACCAGGTACCCCAACCTGAATCCCAGATCTGTTTCTACGGTGCAGGTAAGAGGGCTCCTGGAGACTGATGATCCTGAAAGCCTCAAACAGCCACCAGTACAGCCGAGTGTCGAACTGCCGAAAAAACGACGTCGTCGTGATACGCAAATTCATCCTGATACGCTACTCCACTGGCTCCAGAAACAGGTGGTACTTTATGACGCTGTGCAAATAACTGATATGACATCGTCATTCAAAGATGGACTGGCCATATGTGCAATCATTCATCGATATCGACCggatttgattgatttttattcgcTAAAATCCGAGGAAGTTGAGAAGAATAATCAACTGGCTTTTGATGTACTCGAGAAGGAGCTTGGTATTGCACCG GATAGGGAGCCAAAAATGGCTCTGCAGTACAAGGGCAACATGGACGAGGATTTCTCGGgaaggataaaaaatatggaggacAAATTACGTGGGGCAACGCCTACGGACAAGAAACCGCGAGATCTTCTACGGGCGATTG gaaaaattgaaaaaaccgaTTGGAACGTGAAGgagattgagaaaaaaattgaagagaataaaatgagTAGAGGAGCTCGGCAGGACCGAGAGCGTGTACCAAAGTGGAGCAGAGAGCAATTTCTAGCGcgtcaaataaaaatggagaagAAAGGAAAGGATCCAAACGAGCCAGAGAGTAAATACACGGAAATCGACAATACCCTGAAGTCTATGGACCGAAAGATCAAAGATGGAAATGTTCTCGGGCACAATAAAGTATCAGCAATGGCTGAACAATTTGCAAATAAGAATCAGGACAATGAACCCAAGGTCCAAAGATCAAATTCAAAAGCAGCAATCGTTCTGCCAACCCAAGGGGGTTCTGAAACATGCCATTTTTGTGATAAGAGGGTATATCTCATGGAAAGACTCACCACTGAGGGGAAATTCTTCCATCGCGGTTGCTTCCGGTGTGAATACTGTTCGACATCGCTTCGTATCGGCAATCACACATTCGATAGGGAGAAAAATGGTGGGCGGTTCTATTGTACTCAACACTTTGGTCTGCCTGGAACAATGAAGACTCGGTTGGATAAGAAAAAAGTGCCACTGCTCAACAAGGAGAACATACCAGACTCATCGGGGAAAATTAAAACAACCCCCGAAAAG AGTCAGACATTAAAGCCGCCATTGGACGGTGTAGCTGGTTTGGATCTACTGGATCGTGGTCAAACACCCGAgagaattgaatttgaaaatctCGCGGAAATGTCGGACGCCGAGGAGGCCCACAGTCAAATGGATGAGGATGAATGGACAGATCGGAATTTCGGTGCGTCAGCAGCAGAAATGGGCTCAAGCGATGATATATCTGACATGAG tgattcagATGATGATAATGAGATCTACGAGGAGGCCATTGATCAGCCACTGACGACCGAGGGCACCATTGAATTGGCTAAAAATTGGACCCTGAGGTATTCAACAAATCCCCATGGATCTGGTGCTAATTCAGACACTGGTAGCAACGAGTATGAGGACTCCAGTGACGATTACACTAGCGAGg ACGAAGAAAGTGGCACGGCAACCGAAGACGAGGATGAGGCGAGGGCCCGCGAGCTGAGAAAACAGGAGGTCTGGGTGAAGGTACCACCGAGGGAGTCCGATGACACTGAGACGGGATCCGAAACAGAG GTCGCCTCGGATGAGTCATCAAGTGAGGAGTGTCAGGAGAATTCGGCGACTGAAATCTCCACAGATTCCGAATTTGAGCATGACGGTACAACGCCAACGCAGCACGAGATACCTGAGATAACAATAAACGACTGTTTCGTGAGAAAAACTCGTGGTCAGTATGTTGAACCAAAGAAAGTGCAAGTGAAGAGCCGAATGATATCGCCAGTCAATGGAAACGTCAAGAACGAGGAGCCTAACAGTcccataaataaaacaaacatGGAAAACCTGAGTAAAACTGTTATTCGGCCAACAACCCTGAGTCCAATGCCTCTGATAAATCCGAGAAAAGGGGACTACTTGTTGAATCGAACTCATTCCACTGAGGGTATTGCCTCCAAGCTCTCCCTGGAGCTCAAGAAGAAGTATTTGCTGGGTGGCTCAGTCCTTGGAGGGAGCGTCATGAAGTCAGGATCGACATCAAACGTCGATacaaaattacgaaacttcACAGACTCAATATCTCAACATCAGAAGCTCTTAAATCCTGCACCAGTTCCTAGTCCCACGATGCAAGCCTTTCTCCAGGGGACAAATAAATTGCACTCGACCTCCAACATTCCCCTCTCCCCCATCTCCACAAAACCAAAGCAATTAATTTCGTCCGTAGAGAAACCAAAAGACCCCGAACTACCGCCGACTCCGCTCCCTGATTTACTCAAGGAGACAAACATCATGAAGTCTAAGACAGATCCCAACATCCTTCGAACTCGAATCCTATCCTACTCCAAAAATCCTGAAGGCAAAATAGATGAAGCTAAAATAGAAGATGAAAAAGATAAGATTCTGGAGAAAATTCTCGACGATCTACAATCACCAGAAGTAAACGAGGAGAACGGAGATTGTCGTCCGAGAAGTCCCCTACATGAAACGTCTATTGTCGTCCCCCAAGTGGATTGGTCCAAAACAGCTAAAGATAAAAATGATGACAGCACTGATGACTCTGAAATGGATTCAGATTCATTATCTTCAAGTGAAACTGACGTTAACGAAGAGGACAAAAAAGAACTTATTCGAGGCAAACTGTCACCTCCGAGGCTGCAAATACACAGCACAGATGGAGACCTCCTCCTGGATGAGGAGATAGAGAGGTACAGAGAGCCCGAGGATGCAATGAACTTTGAGCCGGACTCAATCGAGTGCATCCTAAATGTCCGAGAAGAAGAGAAATCAGAACACAGTGACTCAATCAAGTCAGACCCCTGGGCAAGACCTCGAGAGGATGATAATAAAACTCCCACTGTTGAAATTGAGGCAATTAACAACAATTTAAAACGGTTAGACCTCACAGAGACGAATCAACAGGTCAGCAACTGCAGCAGTCCCAGTTCAGTTGCCTCGAGTATCTCGAAGCACGACGATTCCTTCGAAAATGATCTGACAACAGCGGCCTTAACCGAAACTGAATTTTCAGAGTGGGCTAGGGACGGTGATGGCCTTGTTTCAGCTGATCTGAAGGACACAGAATTCGACATGAGTTTAGCATCGAAAAAGCCgaaatataaattcaattatgaAGGAACTGCGAGGATCGCTAAAGAGGAGGATCTCACTGACATCGAGCAGTGGTCGGAGAATTATTCTAAAAAGATCGAGAGAGCCTTCAACTTTCCCTGCAATGATACGTCGAAGCTCCTCGCTAACGGCGAAGACATCGATTACATGGATACCGATAATGAGTCGTTGTTAGATAGTCTCAGAGATACAGCAAACATTCCAGTGACGAAAAATCGTGGATACGTGGAATTCGTTAACGTCTCAGACATCCCGAGAGACGAACTAAATCAAAAACTGAATGATGCACCGATCGCCAGGGCTGAGGTTGAACCAGAATCAATATCAGATGACGAAAAATACCAGTACAATAAATACGATAACGTTATTGAGATCAATCCAGTGACGATGGATGACATCAAAGACAGACTGACGAGTACGAAATCAGTGGATAACACCCCGAGGGAGCCTGTCATCGAGGCTGTAAATCGAGAAATGATTCAGTCAATGGATGAAGACAGTCTCCTTGTGATTGAGCAAACAGAGGACACCACGACGAGTGAACTGACGACAATAAAAGCTAGTCCAGTCTGTCCCCTACCACCAATGCAACCTGAAATGAAAGTAGAACCGTCCAAGTCTGATACAACAGATATAAATCATCCAGATTATCTGGAATACGTCAAACGTCTGCAGTCACGAATCGCTGAGTTCTCAAATGTGAAAGACTCCATCGACGTCAGAAAATCTAAACGTAAGAACTCCAAGAACGCACTGCCAGATCGTTCAgctgagatgattgccgaggaAATAAAGAATCAAGAGTCATTAAATACAAGTTATAACTCGCCAGCTACCTCCAGAAAACTCGAAGAGTTAACTCGTGAACGATCGAAGCAGAAGAATCTCATTCAGGATCTTCTGATGGATAAAATCGAGGCGCATAAGCAGAAATCAGCTGAGAAGAAGGCGAAAAGAGCAGCGAGAACAGCTTCCTGCAATTCAGGTATTCAACTATTCCCAGCAAAATGCAGTACTCCTCCTGCAGTGCCTGGTGCACATTTTCCACTTGCCACGCCAATTCGCACATTTGCCGAAGCTAAAAAGTCCCTCGATGCACCAGCCTCAGTAGAGACTAAACAATTTAGTGAGATTAAAACACTGCCAAGTATTGAGGTGAGAAATGATCCTTTCAAGACACCAGTAGCACCACCGAGACTGAAGCACGAGGAGGCAAGGAGAACTGCTGAAAAAGCTAAACAGGAGGCGAGGGCGAGGGCGAGATTGAAGAGTGACGAGGATTTGGGTCTCAGTCCTGAGGATAAGATTAAACTTTTGAGAATGAAAGTCCCGAGGAGGCAGTTGTCCATGGAGGATCGTCCAAGGACTGCGGAGGAGACAACGCCAGAAGCCAAAACACGTCACTATAGTTTTACGTTTCATAAAACTGGGGGAAAACTTCAGCCTAGCAAGAGCACGGATAATATGAAGGCTTTTGCGAAGAAAATGACACTCGATTTGGTGCCTGCATCTAGTGCTAAGTCCATGGATGAACTTGCTCATGCTAAGAGGGTGGAGGTCAAGCCTGACAATGATAATGTCGTGATGAGGCGGGATAAGAAGAAGCCCAAGGATCCTGAGAGGAGGAAGAGCATCATTCAGGCTGTCTCggatttcttcaaaaaaaaggaAGCCAGTCCTTCACCCACTAGCCACAAGGACAAGGGTTCTGTGTTCAGGCTGACTTCCAAGGCAAAAGATAAAGCTAAG TTGTATAGGTCTTACTCGGAAGGGTTCGAT CTCGATAAACTCGATCGAAAATCCGACACAAGACCGAAAAGTGCCTGCGAAGGAATGCTGATCGAGCATTACATGCTCGAGGCGTCACCTCCTGTACCGCCTCCACCACGCAACTACTCCTTGTCCGCAACTCACATTTCGGACGACAGTTTATCAGACGAGGATTCAAAAACTGCAGCTTTGACGTCTCAGATGCAGAGGAACACCCTGGTAGATGGATCCTGCAGCAGTATTTCCCGTAGAGTAAagaattcaaagaaattaGTAAGACAGAAGAGATTGAGAATGGCACAAGAGATTCAGAGAAAGCTGGAGGAGACTGAGGTGAAGCAGAGAGATCTGGAGAGTCGAGGAGTCATCGTTGAGAAAGCATTGAACGGGGAAGgag AATGTTCCGGTCGAGAGGAGACCGATCTCCTCCGTGAATTCTTCGACCTAATGAGAGAGCGCACAGAATTACGAAGATACGAGAAAGAACTGTTGGTTCGTGCCCAAGAGGTGCAGCTGGAAGATCGTCACGAAAGATTGGAGCAAGAATTACGAGAGAGATTGGCTGATGATG ATAAGAATAAAACTAATGACGACGTGAagaaagagggagaaataTTGACCGAAATGTTGGAAATTGTGGCAAAACGTGACTCCCTTATAGCCCTGCTGGAGGACGAACGACAAAGGTGGCGTAGACCCTCGTGCCCAACAATCATTGCACCTTATAGCACAGCAACACAAATCACTAACACCTTTACACCGTTATCCATTCTTACTTCACCATTTTTCGCTTTGCTCGGTATTTTAGTTGCATTCACTGTGTTCATTCATCTCGTAGATCATTTCGTTTCCTCTTTCAAGTGA